The genome window CGCACATGAAATCTGGCAATATCCTGTTCATTTAAATGATCGTAAACGTGAAAGATTTTCTCCCCGTAACCTTTTGTTGGTTGCTCGGTAATTGCATAGTAGCGAGATACATCTTCATCTGCATTTTCCATTATGGATTGTAATGCTAATTCAATATTAGGTAAGATAAATGCTGTAAAATCATCTTCTACCTGATTCGCAATTCTAGGTCCAAATTTAGTAATTGTTAGATCCTTTGCCTTTTCAGTTAGGCTATTAATATAGTAGGCCTTATTACTAAGGTTATTCGTATTAATCCAAGAGTCAATTCCGGGTTCTTCCCTTACCTCTGCAGTCGAGGTTGAAACGGAATCACCGGTGTTTGATGCAACACTATCCTTACTTTCATCTGCATCGACTTGCAATAATTCGGTTGGAACATATATACCTAATGTAGCAACCGTAACTAGGGCTACTATAATTTTCCTCATCCATAGTTTCATAGAAAAAGTCCCCTTTATATGTAAGCACTTACTAGAATTTTACCATGTTAGCGATAGATGTCTATCATTTTTTCAATTTTTAACTAAAAATTAATACTTTAATTGCTTTAGTTGCTTTGATCCTCTAGAAGCATCAATGCCTAATTATTCCAAATGCCATCTGCAAGGAACTTAAAGACAGTAATCAATAATACATTCATTATAACATGTCGTTCACTCTTTATAGTTGTTGGATGAAGTTTTTATAAAATACTTTGAATTCAAGAAAAATTAGTATCCCAGAACAAAAAAGGAAGAATCTTGTCAATAAAGATAATAAAGCCTTCAAAAGTAGTAAGTATCTGTTCTACTTTTGAAGGCTTTTTAGATTATTCTTCTTATACGACTAGCTTATTAACCTAAAATAGCGGGCTCTTTTATTTGCGGTGTTCCATACCTAAAGTATTCTGCTGGAAGTGGAGCGCCATACCAAATGATTGCTTTTTCCACTTCTTCTTCCGTCCATGCTACAGGCTTCCAGTCTGGGTCAAAGATTAAGTATCCTGCATCGCCAAATAATTCAACACGATTTCCCCCAGGCTCTATTACATAAAGGAAATTTGCTTGACTGATACCGTGTTTTCCAGGTCCTGCTTCGATTTGAATGCCATTTTCTACACATAGATCGGAAAGATCATTTAAATGTTGCGGATAGCCATACCAATAGCAAACATGGTGTAATCTCCCCTTACCGCCCATTGCATCTCCCAGAAATGCAAGCTCATGTACTAGTGGACTTACACTCAACCATGCAGCACCATCTGTCCCGTCTTTATTTACTAAATGCTCACGTAAACGAAAACCCAGTTCATCCATCATGAATTGCTTGTTCGACGTTGGGTCGTTAGCAAGTAAATTGACGTGATCCAACCTACGTACTGGAACTCCATTTAATGGGCGCTTTTGTGGACGGTTTTTTAATTTTGTCGTTTGTCCTTCAGGTGCCTGATAATACTCCACATCCCAAAGAATCTCCATATTATGTCCATCTGGGGTGATGAATTGGTATGCATCACCATGACCATAATCTCCATCAATCCATCCTTTGCCATATCCCGATTTCATTAAGGCCTCCACACGACGTTCCAGCGCTGGTTTCGAGCTCGCCCTCCAGCCAACATGCCCTAAGCCTGCTTGTTTTCCTTCTGTCACTTTCAGACTATGGTGATAAAAATCCTCATACGCACGTAAGTATACAGATTGCCCTTCTCTTTTCGTTTCGCTCATCCCTAATAACTCTTTGAAAAACCATAAAGTCTTATCAGGATCTGGTGTAAGAATCTCCACATGTGCTAATTGTGCAACATCAAAAATTTGCTCTTTTCCCATTGTAGTTCCCCCTGTATTAAATAAATTTTATCAAGTAATCGCTTACATTTACTTTTTAAAGCTAATTACCAATTTAAAGTTTAATACTGATTGCATTAGAAAAATGGATACTAATCTATGATGTTTTCTAGCAACAAATATGACATATTCTTTCTATGAATTTAAATGACTAATTGATCCTTACTTAATTTAATTATATGGGATTTAATATTAGAAAAAAGGCATTAGTTCCTCTATGCGCAACTAAATCCAAAATAGTTTAAATTTACTGAAATTAAATATGGTAATAGCAAATATATAATTCGGATAGCGATGGAAATACACGGAGATTCCTGCGGGAGGCCTACCAGCCGTCCGTGAAAAGCCTAATGTATTTCCATAGCAGCAGGCCAGAAAGTAGATACAGTTATACTAAAAACACCTTCAATCATTAGATTCACGTCTAATTCTAACGATTAAAGATGTTGTTCAATTAAAGGCTATACATATTTTTAATTATTCGTTGAAGCTGGGAAGTAACGACTCTTCAAACGTGTTGAAATAATTTCCAATAAAACCGCGATAATTAGAATTGCATAGGTGATGAAGCCAACTTCACGTAAATCAAAATAGAATCCTGATGCCATGAATAACTCAAAGCCAATTCCACCTGCTCCTGCAGCTGCTCCCATCGCTACAGCTACACCGAAGTTAATCTCGAAGCGTAAGAAGACCCATGATAGAAGGTAGGTAAACGTTGATGGCAATACGCCATGTGTTACTACATGCCACCAGTTTGCGCCTGTTGCTCGAAGCGCTTCAAGGATTCCCGCGTCAACTTCTTCAAATGCCTCCGAGAATGCCTTCACTAAATAAGCGATCGAGTGAAATAACATCCCTAGCACGGCTGCTTCACTACCAAGACCCGCAGCAATCGCAAAAATTAACACCCATAATACGGTAGGAACTGCACGAATGATGGCAACAACCGCACGAACAGATTTCGAAATCCATGGTTTTGATAGGTTTTCCGCTGCCATAAGCGCTAAGAAAAGCGCGATTACTGCACCAATAACTGTTGCTAACACACCTAATCCAACCGTGATTCCTACTTGGTAAACTGCTTCTCCCAAGCTAAAGTGATTTAAGGCTGGTTCTAGGAACATCGCACGCAGATTATGGGCTGTTTCCGGAATCGCTCGTTCCAATTGTAAACCAGTATAATTAAAAAAGAAAAATGCCATCACGGTTAATATCGAAAGGATGATTATCGTCCATTTGATAACAAGATCAATTTTATTGCCCGATTTAATATTGATCCGACCATCCTTCGTCCGTTTGATATATGGCACACCATTTGTTCTTCCCAATTCCATTATAAAATCACCTTCCGTATCCTGTTAGAAATCGAATCAATTATAAGCACGGCGATGACAATTGTGATTGTAACGAGTGCAACTGCATTATAATTTAGAGACTTATAATACAGGTCGAATGTATATCCAATTCCAGTCCCAGTTAGAATTCCTACCAATGTTGCACTTCTGATATTTGTCTCAATCATAAATAAAATCCAGCTAAGCATCTGGGGCAAGCTTTGGGGAATAACTGCTTTGTTTACGATTTG of Oceanobacillus zhaokaii contains these proteins:
- a CDS encoding YpjP family protein, giving the protein MKLWMRKIIVALVTVATLGIYVPTELLQVDADESKDSVASNTGDSVSTSTAEVREEPGIDSWINTNNLSNKAYYINSLTEKAKDLTITKFGPRIANQVEDDFTAFILPNIELALQSIMENADEDVSRYYAITEQPTKGYGEKIFHVYDHLNEQDIARFHVRRDNRPLDGYYFNFHYHLSKDGFKDHHEIGEIFWDKNTPPKWMA
- a CDS encoding catechol 2,3-dioxygenase, with translation MGKEQIFDVAQLAHVEILTPDPDKTLWFFKELLGMSETKREGQSVYLRAYEDFYHHSLKVTEGKQAGLGHVGWRASSKPALERRVEALMKSGYGKGWIDGDYGHGDAYQFITPDGHNMEILWDVEYYQAPEGQTTKLKNRPQKRPLNGVPVRRLDHVNLLANDPTSNKQFMMDELGFRLREHLVNKDGTDGAAWLSVSPLVHELAFLGDAMGGKGRLHHVCYWYGYPQHLNDLSDLCVENGIQIEAGPGKHGISQANFLYVIEPGGNRVELFGDAGYLIFDPDWKPVAWTEEEVEKAIIWYGAPLPAEYFRYGTPQIKEPAILG
- a CDS encoding phosphate/phosphonate ABC transporter permease is translated as MELGRTNGVPYIKRTKDGRINIKSGNKIDLVIKWTIIILSILTVMAFFFFNYTGLQLERAIPETAHNLRAMFLEPALNHFSLGEAVYQVGITVGLGVLATVIGAVIALFLALMAAENLSKPWISKSVRAVVAIIRAVPTVLWVLIFAIAAGLGSEAAVLGMLFHSIAYLVKAFSEAFEEVDAGILEALRATGANWWHVVTHGVLPSTFTYLLSWVFLRFEINFGVAVAMGAAAGAGGIGFELFMASGFYFDLREVGFITYAILIIAVLLEIISTRLKSRYFPASTNN